Within Cyprinus carpio isolate SPL01 chromosome A7, ASM1834038v1, whole genome shotgun sequence, the genomic segment AATGTAGAGTGaagtttacaattttacaatttttgcaTTAGTtccagaaatgcatttttaaaaaatccttccAAGTATTAATTAATTGAAGGTCTCCGTTGTTGTATTTTGCGCTTCATAATGCGCCACACATTTTCAATGCATATATTCTGGTTTTATTTACGTTTTACACAACGTCCCAACTTCATTGGAAATGGGGTTGTATTTCTCATGCTCATTTTAACCATAAAATAGTGTCCCACTTTCCCTAACAAAGTGTCCCACTCAACCTGATGGCTTCCAGTTTGCTGAAGAGGGTGTCAGATGGTGTTTAAAGATGAACAGTttgttaataaatacataatttgggAAAATTTCACCATAGTGGCCTTCATTACAAtctatttaaacaaaacacatataatattaatacattctaACTGATTTAGgttgtttaaaatgcaatttaccaAAAAGTGTCCCACTTTACCTGACTTCACCctaccgtcactcacagccgctcgcacgtgttttgcgcatgagccgcacgcagcccaaaaTAAGTTAATCGACAGCATTAATCGTcagcatctcttatcgacaattaatcgaccATCGATTAATCATTGGCATCcctaatttaaagtgttttttgttctctgtagaaagaagaaaaagaacatacaataaaaatgctgaaaactgtGGTTATGAAAGGTGTTAGTTTTGTATTAGGGTTTGTTGTTTCCACCACAAGAATTATAGGCTATTTAAGCATGTTTCCGAACCTTGGTACCTTCAGCtttgcattttgtttgtctccccaattaaacacacctgattcaaatgACGTGTCAGATTAAAAAGGACATCCAGGATATGTACTGTTATTatggatattaaaaatatttactagaGGATTTTGACATGGCAAACCAACAAATGTTTCTGAAGAGACTACAGATGTGGCACGTATTGACTTCGAGATTTATTTTTCAGAGAGAAGGTTAATCACTGTCCCATTTCAATcacagttcttttaaaatgtaaacagtatCAAGTATCAATCACAAACAGACTGCATTATTTCTTCTGCTCCACATCCGCCACTCATTTTTTTCACTCGTTTCCCTCCTCCACCTCTTCTCCAGGGAACGGTTCAGTCTCCTGCCACAGTCTTGGAGAAGTAATGCCGATCACACAGCAAGCGATTCTCTCCCCAGTATTCCCACTGAGTTTGCTCTCCTCATCCGACCCCAGTCCCAGATCATCCTCCTTCTCATAAACCACCACCGCACGTCCCAGAACGGAATGACCCCCGAACAGCTTGGCCTCCGGGAGCCTCAGGAATTTCCCTATAACTCCTTGCTCGGAAACAAAGTTGCCCAGGTCTCCGGGATGACCGGGATGGTCGACCGCCTGCGGATTGTAGTGAGCACCAGCAGTGACGCACCCTTGACTGAGGTCTCCGTACTGATGGATGTGGATGGCGCGCGCTTGCTGATCATCGGCAGGCAAACCATGGAGGTTGATTTTTACTTCTAGAGTTCCATCGGGAAAGATCTGCTTGAAAAGCACCTGCCCAAGGATCTCTGGCTGGCTGGGTGGTAAATTAGGGACGGGAGTTACTTCACAAGTGCCGTAGATTGTGTTGTTGAACTCCACGACTTCTGGCTTTGGAGCTTCGACGATCTCAAGAACAGGATTGTCAGAGAACACTCCACTTTGAATATGCAAAGCCAGCAATAGAGGAAGCTGTAGGATGATTTTCTCCATGTTGCCGTTTAAAGCCTAGAATGAAGAGTGGAATCAGTGAAATCATGCAGTTTTAGGAATGTAGTATTTTTGATAGAGGTGCAAGTCAAGAAAACTTCTAGCGAGTGCATCATAGTTCTCAGTTTTGTTCTCTTTAGGCAAATTTCAAAGCTTTCTTCCAGGGAGCATTGTGAGGGGAAGCTGCAGTAGCTTGAAATAGCACAGCCAGATTAGATTGCATTAAGGGCATAACAGCACAACCGTTAATTTTGGATTGCGGTGTACACTTGTGAAAAA encodes:
- the LOC122145696 gene encoding extracellular superoxide dismutase [Cu-Zn]-like — encoded protein: MEKIILQLPLLLALHIQSGVFSDNPVLEIVEAPKPEVVEFNNTIYGTCEVTPVPNLPPSQPEILGQVLFKQIFPDGTLEVKINLHGLPADDQQARAIHIHQYGDLSQGCVTAGAHYNPQAVDHPGHPGDLGNFVSEQGVIGKFLRLPEAKLFGGHSVLGRAVVVYEKEDDLGLGSDEESKLSGNTGERIACCVIGITSPRLWQETEPFPGEEVEEGNE